In Clostridium omnivorum, the DNA window TTGTGGCATCAAGGTGAGCAAAAGTTGTAGCTGGTGCCGGGTCAGTTAAGTCATCAGCAGGAACATATACTGCCTGAACTGATGTAATTGATCCTTGTTTTGTTGAAGTAATTCTTTCCTGTAAGGCTCCCATTTCTGTAGCAAGTGTTGGTTGATAGCCAACTGCGCTAGGTATTCTACCTAATAGTGCAGAAACTTCTGAACCAGCTTGTGTAAATCTAAAAATATTATCTATAAATAAGAGTACATCTTGGCCTTGATCTCTAAAGTATTCAGCCATAGTTAAACCTGTAAGAGCAACTCTCATTCTTGCTCCTGGTGGTTCATTCATCTGACCAAATACCATAGCAGTCTTTTCGATAACTCCAGACTCCGTCATTTCACGATAAAGGTCATTTCCTTCTCTTGTTCTTTCACCTACACCAGTAAATACTGATATACCACCGTGCTCTTTTGCAATATTGTTAATTAATTCTTGTATAAGAACTGTTTTACCAACACCTGCACCACCAAATAGACCTATTTTTCCTCCCCTTTGATATGGAGCAATAAGATCTATTACTTTTATACCAGTTTCAAACATTTCTGGTTGAACTGACTGCTCTTCAAAACTTGGAGCAGTTCTATGAATAGGATATTTTAATTCAGCATTAACCTTTTCGCCTTCATCAATGGTTTCACCTAAAACATTAAATAGTCTTCCTAGAACATCTTTACCAACTGGTACTGATATTGGACTACCTGTATCTACAGCTTCCATTCCCCTTCTTAGACCATCGGTCCCTTCCATGGAAATAGTTCTAACAATATCATCACCTACGTGTTGTTCTACTTCTGCTACTAGAATTTTCCCATCTTGCATTGTTATCTCAATAGCATTATAAATACTAGGAAGGCTGTCTGAATCAAATTTTATATCCACTACAGGTCCTATAACCTGCACAACTTTACCAATGTTTTTGGACATCAGCTTTCCTCCTCTCAGTCGAAACACCGAGTAACCCATGCCTTTCAGTTTCCATTAGCGGGTTACCCGTAAAAGCCCATTTAGGACCTTTACTTCCTTACTTTTGTGCCTCTGCTCCGCCTACTATTTCTGAA includes these proteins:
- the atpD gene encoding F0F1 ATP synthase subunit beta: MSKNIGKVVQVIGPVVDIKFDSDSLPSIYNAIEITMQDGKILVAEVEQHVGDDIVRTISMEGTDGLRRGMEAVDTGSPISVPVGKDVLGRLFNVLGETIDEGEKVNAELKYPIHRTAPSFEEQSVQPEMFETGIKVIDLIAPYQRGGKIGLFGGAGVGKTVLIQELINNIAKEHGGISVFTGVGERTREGNDLYREMTESGVIEKTAMVFGQMNEPPGARMRVALTGLTMAEYFRDQGQDVLLFIDNIFRFTQAGSEVSALLGRIPSAVGYQPTLATEMGALQERITSTKQGSITSVQAVYVPADDLTDPAPATTFAHLDATTVLSRSIVELGIYPAVDPLDSTSRILDPRIVGEEHYKIANDVKHILERYKELQDIIAILGIDELSDEDKLVVSRARKVQRFLSQPFTVGEQFTGIPGKFVTVKETIRGFKEIMEGKHDDLPEAAFLFVGTIDEAREKAKAMMES